In the Primulina huaijiensis isolate GDHJ02 unplaced genomic scaffold, ASM1229523v2 scaffold43093, whole genome shotgun sequence genome, GCATACAATTTATCAAGAAGTATAATCATCTGGTGTAACTCGAACTCTCGTAAATTGTAATTGATTGGGCCAGGATTATCATATTAAGATCGATAAACTGGGCCCTGAATTATCAAATAGGACTAGTTCGTTCCCACTAGAAATGGCCAAATGGGCCTGTTCAATAAATGCAATTGAATGCATAATTGTTTTTTATTACCAAGTTTGTTTGGTGGGCCTCAAGTCTAAGTCGGTCTATATTAGATGATAtttcaatcaaaataaaaaagaagaacCACGTTATGTTTGGTCAGATGCACACATTTTGAAATAGTTTACGTTGGATAGAAATGATTATCATGTTAGAAAATGATCGAGTCACATTGTGATTGGATCTTGCTTATTTtacaaagttttaaattttaactaTTGTTGCTGATAATTGTTAAAATATGATACTTCGATTGTTATCTTtcgttaattttaaaattttcgagctATATTAAAGTTTTTGATACACTGTCACGTATCCATCCTATGATATACGTTATTAGATTATTTAACATTTACAGGTATTAGAATTTAGGGAGGACAATAAATAAGGCCAATTGCTAGCCATTAATTAAGTTGCAAAAACTCCTTGAGATAATTTAAGTTGATATCTGAAATTCCCCTGTTAATAAATTTTTGTGATACAAGCACTTGTTTTGTGCATGTACATGAAATTACCCCCGATATTAGAATTGTCAAAGACTAATTTTAATGTTGtcattttgatatgaaaatacatattttttatttagatacTACCCATTCAACACAtagttatgctttatttttgtttttttagggAACAACGATGTTAATAAACTCGAGTTTGATTCGAAGTTGGAAGATTTAAACTCAAAAAATTCGAACATCATCGTCGGCTATTCGAACAATtggtcaaaaataaaaattataaatatattatatcaataaaatattaaaatttgtcaaTTCTTAATAAAAGATTTACTcgaaattgatttaaaaaaaaaattgaacatttTTTTCAGTTTGGCTCGAAATTCCATAATTTCAtatacaaattaatattttccaaGCCAACTCACACTCGATTCGTTATGACCATCGTACTGGGACAAAGTTTTGTgcttcaaaattaaataaataaaactacgATTAATAAGAACCATTGGCGACTTTGAGATTTCTAGAACGAGTTTGAAATATAACCACAATATTTAATACTTTCTCCGCGCTTACGCTAGCAATCGCCGGCTCCTTGGTGCCACTCTCCTTTTCTTCTCTGATTCACACCTACAGAaatcaataataaattattattcacCACCCCGACAGCTTTCTTTCTATTCCAATTTGTGCGGCACCCAACTCATGGCACTCATCGCTGTATGGGGTCTTTTGGGTTAATCCCATTTCTTTACATTCCCATTCCCTATTCTTCTACAGCGATGAAAAAGTGAAACAAAAGGAAGGTGAAAAAAGGAACAAGTTTTCTGGATAAAGAGTCTCCTCTTCATCAGCTACTTGTTTCGATTACTGCCTATTTTGTTTTGCTTCTCGATTCaagattcaaaatatatatttgattagCGTTGTTATAATTTATCGCCCATCGAAGATCTCCAGTCTTCTTGTTCATCTAATTCTATTTTTGTAGTTCTTTCTTTGATTGAAaggtgtttttttttctttggtcTGACTGAGTTTTTGTTTTCCCATGATGATTACGTCATTCAATACCGTGTTTTTTCAGTGAATTGCCAACCCAATTTCTTTTCCCTCTTTAATGGGTCTAAGGTGTTGAGTATTTTATTAGTGTTTCCTTCTTTATCTTTCGATTCCAGGCGCGTAAATCTCTGTTCCCAGGattttttaataaatcctaaGGCTTGTTGGaatatttaacaaatatattACGTACAGCCAGGTTGTTCTTATGGGAATGTTTCTTCATCCTCTAATCTTTTTGCTTGCAACTTTAGATAAAGCTGtcgatttttaaagttttttttttttttttgcattgccttgatcttttgttattttttcctttttctgatAATGGGTTGTGGATCTTCGAAAGAAAAGGTCTGCCAGAATTGCCAGGCGCCTTATATTCCGGTGAGGAGGACATATTCAATGCACGTTCACCATCCACCCAATGGAACAGGAGATAGCTATCATCTGGTGGCTCTCAAGTCATCCACGTTGGGTTCTTTGAAGCTCGATCCTTCGATTCAGAATCGTGTTGTAAATGTTGAAAACAATGATCAGGCTTGTTTGATACAGAATCATAGTGTTTTAGCGGATAAGGCCTTGATTAGCTATGGACCAAATGGGGGAAAAACTGGCTCAGAAAGGGCAGCTAAAGATGAATTTGCGATGAGTATGATTGAGGCCAAGACTTGGTCTAAAATGATCAATGAAAGAATCCCGAAATTTATTCCTAAAACACCAGTTAGAACGCCTCCgggagagccagagatgatcaATGCTTGGGAGATGATGGAGGGTCTTGAAGACGATAGTCCTCCTCGGCCGGTTCATCATTTTCGCAGCTTTTCGTTCAACTTCCCTCGAAATCATGGTTTGTCTAGTTCTATGGATGATCAACCCACTCCTAGAGTGCAAGAAAATGGCACTGCATCACCTAAGCCCTCGTGGTTGGACTTGGCTGATAATGATTCTAATTCTAATTTTAATTCCAATGACACGTCTATAGTATCTGATTTCGATCCTGAGGTGATTGCTGAATTCAGAAAATCTCTGGAGGATCTCCCTCCGGCCAATCCATTTTATCTCAAGTCATTGGATAGTAGAAAGGAACAGGCCTTGGCCGGTCAGGATCGTGCTTCGGATGTAACAGATGACAAAAAGAATGAGAAggcagttgtaaagaacaacaGCGTGCTCAGTGGAAAACGCAAGCTGGTTGTGTATTTCACAAGCCTTAGAGGGGTGAGGAAGACGTATGAGGATTGTTGTCATGTTCGAATGATTTTTAAGGGATTAGGAATTAGAGTTGATGAAAGGGATGTGTCAATGCATTCAAGATTCAAGGACGAGTTAAAGGAATTGTTAAGAGGGGAGTTTGGTCATGGTGTTGGCTTGCCTATAGTCTTTTTGGGGGAGAGTTACATCGGCGGGGCTGATGAAATTCGCCGTTTAAACGAGGAAGGAAAGCTTGAAAAGTTAATGGAAAATTGCGAGTTTGTAGATTTCGGCAAAGGAGGTGGTGGGAATGGTTATGTTTGTGAAGCATGTGGAGATATTAGATTTGTTCCCTGTGAGACATGTTCCGGGAGTTGTAAAATCTATTATGTAGGAGAGTATGACGACGACGATGAAGAAGAAACTGAAGAAAACGAGCACGAATATGGTTTTCGTAGATGTCAAGATTGTAATGAAAATGGACTTGTACTGTGTCCTGTTTGTTGTGATTGAGTTCTTGTTCAAAGATTTTGGTTTCCCTTTTGTGAGTTTGTTTGTTGTACAGAGCGGAGTTTTGATTGATTTGGGGAGGAGACGAAGATTTTCTGTTATAAAAACATATAGTTTCTTTGAGTTCTTGGCTGTTGTATAAGCCTTACTTCTGATAGTTTCTCTATGTCAATAAAAATCAGGTACGTTCGATCTATAGTCATTTGATGAGCTGATCCAAAGGATCAAAACAGCTATCTATGAGATATTCGTTTGGTCGAAGACTTCCGCTTTGAGGGATGTTAAGGACAAGAAGAGGTTAGACGCATCGCAAAAAAGTCTTATCTAGACCAAATGACGTAGTAATTCTTCGGACCATCGTATTTAGGTTTCGGTTAAGTTCCAATTTCAGCTATATCTTTCCATTCAAAAGTGGGTTTTTTAACTTCATGTTTTCCGGTTCGAGAAGCGtgttattctttttttattattattattttgattgaaaattaATGTATATGATCCGAGCCAACCGGACAGATTCgcagaaaaaaaattcaaattttaagtctatatttttctaatttataaaatgaattctatagattatttgttttttttaatatctttcttatatatttttgtaacaattatttttaaataatacacTCTCAAGTTTCTTTATTCCTAATTTCCTATATACTACCAATagttataaattttcaaatttattttaggaaaaataaattttttgtccactatttgttcaatttttgttttagttcATTAAGCtattaaatattagtttttgtatattaaattttaattttctattatttttgttcaaatGACATAAGacaacaaatcatcaattccaTCGTCAAATCATTTTGGATATCGTGTAAGCATTTTTCAACATCTCGTTAATAGGATGACGAAATTGAGCTGAAATCAAGTCATGAACCaatacttaaatttaaaatttaatgaacTCATTAAAACCAAAAATCAGAAAaagtaatgaaaaaaaaaaattatttccccTTTATTTTATTGTAGGTGGAAATATTTATCCGTGTAATAATGGTATTTATTGCCCCTTGCTTAAATAATTCAATGCACAATTTTGTCCTTCAATGAATTTATTCAACCATCAAAATCCGCATACACATTATTATATGGTATTTCTTATTCTAAGATTTGATAAaatgttagttttttttataatcaatatatatatatactttagtAAAAATGTGATGACCCACGtgatataataatattgaaagaaaagaaaaaacaccTCTGAAATAACATAgatcattaattttttacacACATGATGACGTAAAAAGTTAATGGTGAACACATGAGCATTATTGCAAATTACGTCACCTATGTTAAATAGAAATTTCCCACCAAACCCTGAATCTCAGTTGAAGTAATTGAGAATTTAAAGTTGTTGAAACTGAAATTTTTTAGACTTTTTGAGATAGATTAGTTAACTATGCTttgataaattatgatttaactTGAACCTTGATCACAATACATTGATTCTgtgagaaaattatatttctagttaacttgcatattttcatatttattacaATACTTGCGTTCTTTTTTCGTTTTAGGTCTTTTACTGTCCGGAGTACCAATTGACCAACAACAaaaccaaaaatgaaaaatatacaaGCTACCGAAAATGAAATTttctactgatttttttttggattattcaataaataaatgtgACATttgtctaaaaaaatattaaattcgattgaaatatatttaaaactttgatatatagattcaattaattaaatattgccAA is a window encoding:
- the LOC140969932 gene encoding uncharacterized protein At3g28850 gives rise to the protein MGCGSSKEKVCQNCQAPYIPVRRTYSMHVHHPPNGTGDSYHLVALKSSTLGSLKLDPSIQNRVVNVENNDQACLIQNHSVLADKALISYGPNGGKTGSERAAKDEFAMSMIEAKTWSKMINERIPKFIPKTPVRTPPGEPEMINAWEMMEGLEDDSPPRPVHHFRSFSFNFPRNHGLSSSMDDQPTPRVQENGTASPKPSWLDLADNDSNSNFNSNDTSIVSDFDPEVIAEFRKSLEDLPPANPFYLKSLDSRKEQALAGQDRASDVTDDKKNEKAVVKNNSVLSGKRKLVVYFTSLRGVRKTYEDCCHVRMIFKGLGIRVDERDVSMHSRFKDELKELLRGEFGHGVGLPIVFLGESYIGGADEIRRLNEEGKLEKLMENCEFVDFGKGGGGNGYVCEACGDIRFVPCETCSGSCKIYYVGEYDDDDEEETEENEHEYGFRRCQDCNENGLVLCPVCCD